A genomic window from Planococcus rifietoensis includes:
- a CDS encoding YpoC family protein produces the protein MMLSRKSIDQAVSPFYEDWANVGHEIQSCFQRQAGDCRELIEHGYQIYEALRTTLDEMFGNTAPSPLNENERLEFVRNSKSAHAASRQLEQLFGELKKKIARIKIGYPAE, from the coding sequence ATGATGCTGTCACGGAAATCCATTGATCAGGCCGTTTCGCCATTCTATGAAGATTGGGCGAACGTAGGACATGAAATTCAATCCTGTTTTCAGCGGCAAGCAGGTGATTGCCGCGAGCTCATTGAACACGGCTATCAGATTTACGAAGCATTGCGAACAACGCTGGATGAAATGTTTGGAAACACTGCGCCGTCTCCATTAAATGAAAACGAACGGCTTGAATTTGTGCGAAATTCTAAAAGTGCACATGCAGCTTCTCGCCAGCTGGAGCAATTATTTGGAGAGCTCAAAAAGAAAATTGCACGCATAAAGATCGGCTATCCAGCTGAGTGA
- the nth gene encoding endonuclease III yields MMTKKEWLACLEEMDYMFPDAHCELIHRNPFDLVIAVLLSAQCTDKLVNKVTANLFEKYHTPEDYLSVPLEELQLDIRSIGLFRNKAKNIQALSRILIEQHGGRVPEDRDLLMTLPGVGRKTANVVVSVAFNKPALAVDTHVERVSKRLGLCRWKDSPLQVEEAIMKKTPAEDWSKTHHQIIFFGRYHCKAQNPGCHVCPLFDRCREGKKRDKKGLVKHDAVTEIH; encoded by the coding sequence ATGATGACGAAAAAAGAATGGCTCGCTTGCCTGGAGGAAATGGACTATATGTTTCCGGATGCTCATTGTGAATTGATCCACCGCAATCCGTTCGATTTGGTCATTGCGGTATTATTGTCTGCACAATGCACTGACAAGCTCGTCAATAAAGTGACAGCAAATCTGTTTGAAAAATACCATACGCCGGAAGATTATCTTTCAGTTCCTTTGGAAGAATTGCAACTGGATATCCGTTCAATCGGCTTGTTCCGCAATAAAGCGAAGAACATCCAGGCGCTTAGTCGGATACTGATCGAGCAGCACGGCGGGCGGGTGCCGGAAGACCGCGACCTGCTCATGACTTTGCCGGGCGTCGGGAGAAAGACCGCCAATGTGGTTGTTTCCGTTGCATTCAATAAGCCGGCGCTGGCCGTCGATACCCATGTCGAACGCGTCTCGAAACGGCTCGGCTTATGCCGTTGGAAAGACTCTCCCTTGCAAGTTGAAGAGGCCATCATGAAAAAAACCCCTGCAGAGGATTGGTCGAAAACGCATCACCAGATCATTTTTTTCGGCCGCTATCATTGCAAAGCGCAAAACCCCGGCTGTCACGTGTGCCCGTTATTTGACCGTTGCCGAGAAGGAAAAAAACGCGATAAAAAAGGTCTAGTGAAACATGATGCTGTCACGGAAATCCATTGA
- a CDS encoding DnaD domain-containing protein, with protein MKQSDRLQQWIEQGNVTISQLFFQFYRRLKISDEEAIMLLQIHSFQQAGNVFPTPDEIASRMSASQNGVTTMLQKLMQQGYLSIRQETVDGMLTETISLQPLWDKLVDCLELQAQTEKEHTQKEQEGEIFQLFEQEFGRFLSPMEIETISMWMDQDGHTPEVIRMALKEAVIAQKISLRYVDRILFEWKKKNIRTSSQVSRHANSFREKNIRIQPQESTAKKVQFYNWLEERN; from the coding sequence ATGAAACAGTCTGACCGATTGCAACAATGGATTGAGCAGGGAAATGTGACCATTTCCCAGCTTTTTTTTCAGTTTTACCGGCGCTTGAAGATCAGTGACGAGGAAGCGATCATGCTATTGCAAATTCATTCCTTCCAACAGGCAGGGAACGTGTTCCCGACGCCGGATGAAATCGCCTCCCGGATGTCGGCTAGCCAGAATGGCGTGACGACGATGTTGCAGAAATTGATGCAGCAGGGCTATTTATCGATACGCCAGGAAACGGTTGATGGCATGCTGACCGAGACGATTTCTCTCCAGCCTCTATGGGACAAACTCGTGGATTGCTTAGAACTTCAAGCGCAAACCGAAAAAGAGCATACGCAAAAAGAACAGGAAGGCGAGATCTTCCAACTGTTTGAGCAAGAGTTCGGCCGCTTTCTATCGCCGATGGAGATCGAGACGATTTCCATGTGGATGGACCAGGACGGCCATACCCCGGAAGTTATCCGTATGGCATTGAAAGAAGCTGTCATCGCGCAGAAGATCAGCTTGCGCTATGTTGACCGTATTTTGTTCGAGTGGAAAAAAAAGAATATCCGGACGTCGAGCCAAGTGTCACGGCATGCGAATTCGTTCCGGGAAAAAAACATCCGCATCCAGCCGCAGGAAAGCACCGCAAAAAAAGTGCAATTCTATAATTGGCTGGAAGAACGGAATTAG
- the asnS gene encoding asparagine--tRNA ligase, whose translation MKKITIAEMAKYNGQTIKLGAWVANKRSSGKIAFLQLRDGSGFVQGVVVKAEVGEEIFAKAKALTQETSLYVTGEVKEDERSAFGYELAISEIEVIQEAKDFPITPKEHGTEFLMDNRHLWLRSRKQHAIMKIRNEIIRATYEFFNDNGFVKVDPPILTGSSPEGTSELFATKYFDEDAYLSQSGQLYMEAAAMALGKVFSFGPTFRAEKSKTRRHLIEFWMIEPEMAFVEHAESLEVQEQYVAHIVQSVLKNCQLELERLGRDTTKLEKIQAPFPRVTYDEAIKWLNDNGFDDIKWGEDFGAPHETALAESYDMPIFITHYPIGIKPFYMQPHPDRDDVVLCADMIAPEGYGEIIGGSERIHDYELMKQRIQEHNLDEAAYEWYLDLSKYGAVPHSGFGLGLERTVAWISGAEHVRESIPFPRLLNRLYP comes from the coding sequence ATGAAAAAAATCACTATCGCCGAAATGGCAAAATATAACGGACAAACCATCAAGCTTGGCGCATGGGTCGCCAATAAACGCTCAAGCGGCAAAATCGCCTTTCTTCAATTGCGCGACGGTTCCGGCTTCGTGCAAGGCGTCGTCGTTAAAGCAGAAGTAGGCGAAGAAATCTTTGCCAAAGCGAAAGCATTGACGCAAGAAACTTCATTGTATGTGACTGGTGAAGTAAAAGAAGACGAGCGCTCTGCGTTCGGTTACGAGCTGGCCATTTCAGAGATCGAAGTGATCCAGGAAGCGAAAGATTTCCCGATTACGCCGAAAGAACACGGCACTGAATTCTTGATGGACAACCGCCATCTATGGCTGCGTTCAAGAAAACAACACGCCATCATGAAAATCCGCAACGAAATCATCCGTGCCACTTACGAATTCTTCAATGACAATGGATTCGTCAAAGTAGACCCGCCGATTCTGACGGGATCGTCGCCGGAAGGCACATCGGAATTGTTTGCGACGAAATACTTCGATGAAGATGCGTATCTATCACAATCCGGCCAGCTTTATATGGAAGCGGCTGCGATGGCATTAGGTAAAGTGTTCTCGTTCGGCCCGACTTTCCGTGCTGAAAAATCGAAAACCCGCCGCCACTTGATTGAATTCTGGATGATTGAACCGGAAATGGCCTTTGTGGAACATGCTGAGAGCTTGGAAGTCCAAGAGCAGTATGTGGCGCATATTGTGCAATCCGTCTTGAAGAATTGCCAGCTTGAACTCGAGCGTCTTGGCCGCGACACAACGAAGTTGGAAAAAATCCAAGCACCGTTCCCGCGTGTCACATATGACGAAGCGATCAAATGGCTGAACGACAACGGCTTTGACGATATCAAATGGGGCGAAGATTTCGGGGCGCCCCACGAGACTGCGTTGGCTGAAAGCTACGATATGCCGATCTTCATCACGCATTACCCGATCGGCATCAAACCGTTCTATATGCAGCCGCATCCAGACCGCGACGACGTCGTGCTATGCGCTGACATGATCGCACCTGAAGGCTATGGTGAAATCATTGGCGGATCTGAACGCATCCATGATTATGAGCTAATGAAACAGCGCATCCAAGAGCATAACCTGGACGAAGCTGCCTACGAATGGTATTTGGATCTCAGCAAATACGGAGCGGTACCGCATTCAGGATTCGGTTTAGGCCTTGAACGCACCGTCGCTTGGATCAGCGGGGCAGAACATGTCCGCGAATCCATTCCATTCCCGCGTTTGTTGAACCGTCTGTACCCTTAA
- a CDS encoding pyridoxal phosphate-dependent aminotransferase, which yields MLKLANRVQTLTPSTTLAITAKANELKAQGVDVIGLGAGEPDYNTPQNILDAAERSMEEGKTKYTPAGGLPALKQAIQDKLQRDQGLSYEKNEILVGVGAKHVLYTLFQVLLNEDDEVIIPIPYWVSYPEQVKLAGGVPVYIEATAGQSYKITPQQLREAITDRTKAVIINSPSNPTGMLYSKEELEALAEVCREADILIVSDEIYEKLIYGDATHISVAELSEDAKSRTVIINGVSKSHSMTGWRIGYAAGDKELIKAMTDLASHSTSNPTTTSQYAAIEAYNGPQDAVEEMRQAFESRLEAIFPKVQEIPGFTVLRPQGAFYLLPDVSEAAAKTGFSSVDDFAKALLEEANVAVIPGSGFGAHSTIRLSYATSLELLEQAVERISQFVHKHWKE from the coding sequence TTGTTGAAATTAGCAAACCGCGTACAGACCTTAACGCCATCCACGACATTGGCGATTACGGCAAAAGCGAATGAACTAAAAGCACAAGGCGTCGACGTCATCGGGCTTGGGGCAGGAGAACCGGATTACAATACACCTCAAAACATTCTCGATGCTGCCGAGCGCTCCATGGAAGAAGGCAAGACGAAATATACGCCTGCTGGCGGGTTGCCAGCGCTAAAGCAAGCGATCCAGGATAAACTGCAGCGCGACCAAGGACTGAGCTACGAAAAAAATGAAATCCTTGTCGGTGTCGGGGCAAAACATGTACTTTATACGCTGTTCCAAGTATTGTTGAACGAAGACGATGAAGTCATTATCCCGATCCCTTACTGGGTCAGCTATCCGGAGCAGGTGAAATTGGCAGGGGGCGTCCCGGTTTACATAGAAGCGACTGCCGGACAATCGTATAAAATCACTCCCCAACAATTGCGCGAAGCGATTACAGACCGCACAAAAGCCGTCATCATCAACTCGCCAAGCAATCCAACGGGCATGTTGTACTCGAAAGAAGAGCTTGAAGCACTCGCTGAAGTATGCCGCGAAGCGGATATCCTCATCGTTTCCGATGAAATTTACGAAAAATTGATCTACGGAGATGCCACCCATATTTCCGTAGCAGAGCTGTCAGAAGATGCGAAAAGCCGCACGGTCATCATCAATGGCGTATCGAAATCGCATTCGATGACCGGATGGCGCATCGGCTATGCAGCTGGTGATAAGGAATTAATCAAAGCAATGACCGACCTTGCGAGCCATTCGACGTCAAACCCGACGACTACATCACAATACGCTGCAATCGAAGCTTATAACGGCCCGCAAGATGCAGTGGAAGAAATGCGCCAGGCATTTGAAAGCCGCTTGGAAGCTATTTTTCCGAAAGTGCAAGAAATTCCAGGATTCACCGTTTTGCGTCCTCAAGGGGCATTCTATTTGCTGCCGGACGTTTCAGAAGCTGCAGCGAAAACCGGCTTTTCATCTGTTGATGATTTTGCGAAAGCACTGCTCGAAGAAGCAAACGTGGCAGTAATTCCAGGATCTGGCTTTGGCGCGCATTCGACGATCCGTTTGTCCTATGCCACATCACTCGAGCTATTGGAACAAGCAGTCGAACGCATCAGCCAATTTGTTCACAAGCATTGGAAAGAATAA
- a CDS encoding YpmA family protein — MESKIEVLNTVQVEYQSDLYKVVDALNRTLKDRDLMFGLALDKDDQSKAVFTIYKT; from the coding sequence ATGGAATCCAAGATCGAAGTATTAAATACTGTGCAAGTCGAGTATCAATCCGACCTGTACAAAGTGGTCGATGCATTGAACCGGACATTGAAAGACCGCGATTTGATGTTTGGACTGGCGCTCGATAAAGACGATCAGTCAAAAGCGGTTTTCACAATTTATAAAACCTAG
- the dinG gene encoding ATP-dependent DNA helicase DinG: MNSQKYVVVDIETTGHSPAKGDRIIQLAMVAIEQGEIVDTYTKFINPQRKIPAFIQDLTNITERDVENAEPFEAYAEEIYRQLEGAIFIAHNIHFDLPFLQAELSRAGMPKWQGLAMDTVELSRLIYPTAFSYKLQDIAAEQGIRLNNAHRADDDALATAELFLRAKQELAELPYDTLVLLHKRSFQLKSDLSRLLFEITQQKRNGQADRYGRFRGIPIVPKAERAQVSDDSPQQSAWRKGLEMVKPEYEQRPSQVAMMQAVERAIHERSELVIEASTGMGKTLGYLLPAAAYAKDSGKQVVISTYTTHLQDQLVSKEVKLAEEFLGSNIHVALIKGLSHYIDLGRFFELLHGDDESYDETFTIMQIMVWLTSTKTGDLNELNVSSGGQLLVDKVRRSHLRKLTKLEKTVDFYEHALTEAEHADVIVTNHAFLLNPHNQKRTILKNVDAYIWDEAHQVVQAAVAHKEKTFVYTQWRYVFGQLGSFDENQLFSKFYRVAESHGFARVPELLQMESLYLKYTSLFDEVTLYLAQAFQNRFHNSRTRKCASLLDELDFERESFMDFLRFLNSWIDIAQTILQKAERFTELTMNERLVLADFRYWTEELMLKSVEFSEIFLFPKEDEVSWIEGDLRSMPTSLSLYKRPYEVASLVDKVIGQARGEKAVIWLSGTMSVPSNERFIVNQLGIPNQVPIEKFEPADQFYSGAKVYIVEDMPDIQQVSQQEYIESVADAVTQTVLVTEGRCFVLFTSQDMLRKTVDLIQDSQLLDDYMLFAQGMSSGSRMKLLKSFQRFQKSVLFGTNSFWEGVDVPGDALRAVVVVRLPFTSPEEPVFKAKSRIISKEGINPFMHYALPEAVLRLRQGFGRLIRSKKDKGLFIVLDRRIETKSYGEEFLHALPDVPVAKVSLEKMVTDIEHWYNKQG; this comes from the coding sequence ATGAATTCCCAAAAATATGTCGTTGTCGATATCGAAACAACGGGCCATTCCCCTGCAAAAGGTGACCGGATCATCCAATTGGCGATGGTGGCGATCGAACAAGGAGAAATCGTTGATACATATACGAAATTCATCAATCCGCAACGGAAAATTCCGGCGTTTATACAGGATCTGACCAATATTACGGAGCGGGACGTGGAAAATGCAGAGCCTTTTGAAGCGTACGCCGAGGAAATCTACAGGCAATTGGAAGGCGCTATTTTCATTGCCCATAATATCCATTTTGATTTACCGTTTTTGCAAGCGGAACTGAGCCGTGCCGGCATGCCGAAATGGCAGGGGCTGGCCATGGATACTGTGGAGCTTTCACGCCTTATTTATCCGACGGCCTTCAGTTACAAATTACAGGACATTGCTGCAGAACAAGGCATTCGCTTGAACAATGCGCATCGCGCTGATGATGATGCCTTGGCGACAGCTGAACTGTTTTTACGGGCGAAACAGGAACTGGCTGAACTTCCTTATGATACGCTTGTCCTTTTGCATAAGCGCTCTTTCCAATTAAAATCGGACCTATCGCGCTTGCTGTTTGAAATTACGCAGCAAAAACGCAATGGCCAAGCCGATCGATATGGCCGTTTCCGCGGCATTCCGATCGTCCCGAAAGCGGAGCGCGCGCAAGTCTCCGACGATTCGCCGCAGCAGTCGGCTTGGCGAAAAGGGCTGGAGATGGTCAAGCCGGAATACGAACAGCGGCCGAGCCAAGTCGCGATGATGCAAGCGGTGGAGCGGGCAATCCATGAGCGAAGTGAATTGGTAATTGAAGCATCGACAGGCATGGGCAAGACACTGGGCTATCTATTGCCAGCAGCGGCTTATGCCAAAGACTCGGGCAAACAAGTGGTCATCAGTACGTATACGACCCACTTGCAGGATCAGCTCGTTTCCAAGGAAGTCAAGCTCGCAGAAGAATTTCTTGGTTCAAATATCCACGTTGCGCTCATCAAAGGGCTGTCGCATTATATCGATTTGGGCCGCTTTTTCGAGTTGCTTCACGGTGATGATGAGTCTTATGATGAAACGTTCACGATCATGCAGATCATGGTCTGGTTGACTTCGACCAAGACCGGCGATTTAAACGAATTGAATGTGTCGAGCGGCGGCCAGTTGCTGGTCGATAAAGTACGCCGTTCGCATTTAAGGAAATTGACAAAGCTAGAAAAAACCGTCGATTTCTATGAACATGCACTGACAGAAGCTGAACATGCCGATGTCATTGTGACCAATCATGCATTCCTGTTGAATCCACATAACCAAAAGCGGACAATATTGAAAAACGTCGATGCCTATATATGGGATGAAGCGCATCAAGTCGTACAAGCGGCAGTTGCCCATAAAGAGAAAACTTTCGTCTACACGCAATGGCGCTATGTATTCGGCCAATTGGGAAGCTTTGATGAAAACCAGCTGTTTTCAAAATTCTACCGCGTTGCCGAATCGCACGGTTTTGCCAGAGTGCCCGAGCTATTGCAAATGGAATCCTTGTATTTAAAGTACACCAGTTTATTCGATGAAGTGACGCTTTATCTTGCACAGGCCTTCCAGAATAGATTCCATAATAGCCGCACACGAAAATGTGCATCTTTATTGGATGAATTGGATTTCGAACGGGAAAGTTTCATGGATTTTCTGAGATTCTTGAACAGTTGGATCGACATCGCCCAGACCATTCTGCAAAAAGCTGAACGCTTCACGGAACTGACGATGAATGAACGGCTTGTGCTCGCGGATTTCCGTTATTGGACTGAAGAGTTGATGCTGAAATCGGTGGAGTTCAGTGAGATTTTCCTGTTCCCGAAAGAAGATGAAGTTTCCTGGATCGAAGGCGATTTGCGCAGCATGCCGACGAGCTTATCGCTATACAAACGGCCTTACGAAGTCGCGTCGCTCGTCGATAAAGTCATCGGCCAGGCGAGAGGCGAAAAAGCAGTCATTTGGCTGTCGGGCACGATGAGCGTTCCGTCGAATGAACGCTTTATCGTCAACCAGCTCGGTATACCGAATCAGGTGCCGATCGAAAAGTTTGAACCTGCTGATCAATTTTACAGCGGCGCTAAAGTCTATATCGTTGAAGACATGCCGGATATCCAGCAAGTGTCCCAGCAGGAATACATCGAATCCGTAGCGGACGCGGTCACCCAGACGGTGCTTGTTACCGAAGGGCGCTGTTTTGTGTTGTTCACGTCACAGGATATGCTGAGGAAAACCGTCGATTTGATCCAGGATTCACAGCTGCTCGACGATTACATGCTGTTTGCGCAAGGCATGTCTTCAGGCAGCCGCATGAAATTATTGAAATCGTTTCAGCGATTCCAGAAATCGGTATTGTTCGGGACGAATAGTTTTTGGGAAGGCGTGGATGTGCCTGGGGATGCGCTGCGCGCTGTCGTTGTAGTAAGGCTCCCTTTTACATCACCCGAAGAGCCTGTTTTTAAAGCGAAATCACGGATCATCTCGAAAGAAGGCATTAATCCATTTATGCATTATGCTTTGCCAGAAGCCGTGCTGCGTTTGCGCCAAGGGTTCGGGCGGCTGATCCGCTCGAAAAAGGATAAGGGCTTGTTTATCGTGCTGGACCGCCGTATTGAAACGAAATCATACGGTGAGGAATTCTTGCATGCCTTGCCGGATGTGCCGGTCGCCAAAGTGTCTTTGGAAAAGATGGTAACCGATATTGAACATTGGTATAATAAGCAAGGATAA
- the panD gene encoding aspartate 1-decarboxylase, translating into MLRMMLNSKIHRATVTEADLNYVGSITIDQDLLDAVGMLPNEKVHIVNNNNGARFETYIIAGERGSGVICVNGAAARLVQRGDIVIILSYGYVMDKDARSHKPTVAIMDADNSIKEIIHYEPEATVM; encoded by the coding sequence ATGCTTAGAATGATGCTCAATTCCAAAATTCACCGTGCAACGGTAACTGAAGCCGATTTGAATTATGTCGGCAGCATCACGATTGACCAGGATCTATTGGATGCAGTCGGCATGCTGCCGAATGAGAAAGTCCATATCGTCAATAATAATAATGGCGCACGCTTCGAGACGTATATCATTGCGGGAGAACGCGGAAGCGGCGTTATCTGTGTCAACGGGGCAGCAGCGCGTCTCGTGCAGCGCGGGGACATCGTCATCATCTTGTCTTACGGCTATGTCATGGACAAAGATGCGCGCAGCCATAAACCGACTGTGGCGATTATGGACGCAGACAATTCCATCAAAGAAATCATCCATTACGAACCGGAAGCGACGGTCATGTAG
- the panC gene encoding pantoate--beta-alanine ligase: MQVVNTVKDLRDWVLSTKENGQSIGLVPTMGFLHEGHLALVESAKSENDVVVMSIFVNPAQFGPNEDFDRYPRDFERDSLLAEQAGVDVIFSPPVEEMYPRKSQITMGAGTLADVLCGKSRPGHFDGVLKVVTKLFHLVQPDTAYFGQKDAQQLAIIESLVRDFDFPLEIHRIATVREQDGLAKSSRNVYLSETERAEAPKLYQSLQRGVTAARDGKDPIPEMTRFIQSETSGKIDYIELLSYPDLTKAPNGQAILALAVQFQKARLIDNIIFNLKEN, translated from the coding sequence ATGCAAGTCGTAAACACGGTGAAGGACTTAAGAGACTGGGTACTGAGCACAAAAGAAAACGGGCAGTCGATTGGATTGGTGCCGACGATGGGCTTTTTGCACGAAGGGCATCTGGCACTTGTTGAATCCGCGAAATCGGAAAACGACGTGGTCGTCATGAGCATTTTCGTCAACCCGGCGCAATTCGGCCCGAATGAAGATTTTGACCGCTATCCACGCGATTTCGAACGGGACAGCCTGCTCGCTGAACAAGCGGGCGTCGATGTGATATTCTCCCCGCCTGTAGAAGAGATGTACCCGCGCAAATCGCAAATCACGATGGGAGCGGGAACGCTTGCGGATGTCTTATGCGGAAAAAGCCGCCCGGGACATTTTGATGGTGTGCTGAAAGTGGTGACGAAATTATTCCATCTTGTTCAACCCGATACGGCCTATTTCGGCCAGAAGGATGCACAGCAGCTGGCGATCATTGAGTCGCTTGTGCGGGATTTCGATTTCCCGCTGGAAATCCACCGCATCGCAACAGTCCGAGAACAGGACGGGCTTGCCAAAAGCTCGCGCAATGTCTATCTGAGTGAAACAGAACGCGCCGAAGCGCCAAAACTTTATCAATCCTTGCAACGGGGAGTGACGGCCGCTCGCGACGGCAAAGACCCAATTCCGGAAATGACCCGGTTTATCCAGTCGGAAACTTCCGGCAAAATCGATTACATCGAGCTGCTGTCTTACCCGGACTTGACCAAAGCGCCGAACGGGCAAGCGATCCTCGCGCTCGCTGTCCAATTCCAAAAAGCCCGCCTCATTGACAATATTATTTTCAATTTAAAGGAGAACTGA
- a CDS encoding biotin--[acetyl-CoA-carboxylase] ligase: protein MNITVTHKLATRLLEAGSEPVSGQQLADEFGVSRTAIWKHMKELEEMGYGIESVRKKGYRIQKSPDSLEAFLVQADLKTKKIGKRIEYMEQCASTQIVAHQLAQEGAPDGTVVIAELQTEGRGRLMRKWDSAKGQGIWMSIILRPDVPPHKAPQFTLVAAVAIVRAIQSVTGLEASIKWPNDILFGTKKATGILTELQSDADGIQALIIGIGVNVNQEREDFDAAVQDIATSLRLESGQPINRRELVQEILHFLEVYTELYIEKGFAPLKILWEGHSATIGKAIRARMSRETLEGIAEGITEDGVLQLRTADGKLHGIYSADIELK, encoded by the coding sequence ATGAATATCACCGTCACACATAAATTGGCGACACGGCTTTTGGAAGCGGGATCTGAACCGGTGTCAGGCCAGCAATTGGCAGATGAGTTCGGAGTTTCCAGAACGGCGATTTGGAAACATATGAAAGAACTTGAGGAAATGGGCTATGGAATCGAATCGGTACGGAAAAAAGGCTACCGCATCCAAAAAAGCCCGGACAGCCTGGAAGCTTTTCTTGTCCAAGCCGATCTCAAGACGAAAAAAATCGGCAAGCGCATCGAGTATATGGAACAATGTGCATCAACTCAAATTGTTGCGCACCAATTGGCACAAGAAGGCGCGCCGGATGGAACGGTGGTCATTGCGGAGCTTCAGACAGAAGGCAGAGGCCGTTTGATGAGAAAATGGGATTCGGCGAAGGGCCAAGGAATCTGGATGAGCATCATCTTGCGTCCGGACGTCCCGCCCCATAAAGCGCCACAGTTTACATTAGTCGCTGCGGTAGCGATCGTCCGGGCGATTCAATCGGTGACGGGTTTAGAAGCATCTATCAAATGGCCGAACGATATCCTGTTCGGCACGAAAAAAGCGACAGGCATCCTGACAGAGCTGCAATCGGATGCTGATGGCATCCAAGCTTTGATCATCGGCATCGGGGTCAACGTCAATCAAGAACGGGAAGATTTTGATGCTGCCGTGCAGGACATCGCCACTTCTTTGCGCCTTGAGTCTGGCCAGCCGATAAACCGCAGGGAATTAGTGCAGGAAATTCTGCACTTCCTTGAAGTTTATACAGAGCTCTATATTGAAAAAGGTTTTGCCCCGCTAAAAATATTATGGGAAGGGCATTCCGCGACAATCGGCAAAGCCATTCGCGCACGCATGTCGCGTGAAACCTTAGAAGGCATAGCGGAAGGCATTACAGAAGACGGCGTCTTGCAGCTGCGTACGGCAGACGGCAAGCTTCATGGCATTTATTCCGCAGATATCGAGCTAAAGTAA
- a CDS encoding CCA tRNA nucleotidyltransferase, with translation MKQAKQIIARLKEAGFEAYMVGGAVRDYLRGSVPHDIDVATSASPEQVKALFERSIDTGIEHGTVMILIEGQGTEVTTFRTESGYSDNRRPDKVEFVNSLQEDLKRRDFTINSMAMTEQMEIIDPFGGKEDLSAGIIRAVGVPQERFAEDALRMLRAIRFSGQLNFHIEPATKQAIIEHAEKIQSVAMERIKAELDKVMVSAAPDISMRYLNETCLNRFLPSGGLFELDWSGYTTSKDPLSGWFYLLHQNGETFGAIREYRFSNQDKKDLQRALEASRLPFWDDWVYYSFTERQLMIAQAASHKTQAVKERQQALPIQSKSELAANGRDLMEWTGKKAGAWLKEWTLHIEKAVVERRLANDKERIKDWFIDEYHRHT, from the coding sequence ATGAAACAGGCCAAGCAGATTATCGCGCGTTTGAAAGAAGCGGGATTTGAAGCCTATATGGTTGGCGGTGCAGTGCGGGATTATTTGCGCGGATCTGTGCCTCATGATATCGATGTGGCGACTTCCGCTTCACCCGAACAAGTGAAAGCCCTATTCGAACGGTCGATCGATACAGGAATTGAGCATGGAACGGTTATGATCCTCATCGAAGGACAAGGAACCGAAGTCACGACATTCCGAACAGAAAGCGGCTATTCGGATAATCGGAGGCCGGATAAAGTGGAATTCGTCAATTCATTGCAAGAAGATCTAAAACGCCGTGATTTCACCATCAATTCAATGGCCATGACTGAACAAATGGAAATCATCGATCCTTTCGGCGGCAAGGAAGATCTAAGTGCAGGCATCATTCGGGCAGTCGGTGTTCCACAAGAGCGTTTCGCAGAAGATGCTTTGCGCATGCTGCGGGCGATCCGCTTTTCAGGGCAGTTGAATTTCCATATCGAGCCCGCGACCAAACAAGCCATTATCGAACACGCAGAGAAGATCCAGTCCGTCGCCATGGAGCGCATCAAGGCGGAATTGGACAAAGTCATGGTTTCTGCAGCTCCGGACATCAGCATGCGTTATTTAAACGAAACCTGCCTGAACCGGTTTTTGCCATCCGGCGGACTTTTTGAGCTGGACTGGTCTGGCTACACAACCAGCAAAGATCCATTGTCGGGCTGGTTTTACCTATTGCATCAAAATGGCGAGACTTTCGGTGCGATACGTGAATACCGTTTCTCCAACCAGGACAAAAAAGACCTTCAGCGGGCGCTTGAAGCGAGCCGGCTGCCGTTTTGGGACGACTGGGTTTATTATAGCTTCACCGAACGCCAATTGATGATTGCACAGGCCGCATCGCATAAAACGCAAGCGGTGAAAGAGCGGCAACAGGCGTTGCCAATCCAATCGAAATCAGAACTTGCGGCCAATGGGCGTGATTTGATGGAATGGACTGGAAAAAAGGCAGGGGCATGGCTGAAAGAGTGGACCTTGCATATTGAAAAAGCAGTGGTCGAACGCCGCTTGGCCAATGACAAAGAACGGATAAAGGACTGGTTCATAGATGAATATCACCGTCACACATAA